The genome window TTGCAACTTGTTACCACCCAAATTCAATCCTTGGAGATCCCCAAGTCTTCCCACTGAAGTTGGAATTGATCCACTCAATTGATTGTATCCCAGTTCTAAGGCTACCAAGCTGCTCAAGTTGCCAATACCAATGGGAATGTTACCCCTCATGATGCAATTGGGTAATGAAATATATTGAAGTGATGATGTCAGAGAAATTCCTAAAGGAATCGTCAAGTCTGACATTTAACGGATTATTTCCCAAGTCTAGTGctgtcaaaattttaagattaGCCAAACAAGAGAGAGTGGAAGTGTCAATTGTCAAATTATTCATGTATAATCCAAGCCACTGAAGGCACAGAGCGTCCTCGGGATAAACCCTGTAAATGAGTTGTAGCTCATGGATATCCTGGTGAGCTTAGAAGCATTGGAGAGGTTGGGGATTACTCCGCTGACGTCAGTTGCTCCTATATAAAGGAGTTGAAGGTTTGGAACCCCAAGGCCTATGTTTGCTGGGAGGCTACCCGATAGCTTATTCAGCGTAAGCGAGAGTGCTCTTAGCTTGGAGATGTTGAAGATTGAGGATGGGATGAGGCCATTCAGATTATTCTGTTCGATTGACAATAACTCTAAATTTTGAAGATCACCCATCTCATTTGGTATAATGCCTGCCACATATACACGATACAAACCCTTGCATGTTTAACTTTGTAGTCTTAGCAATAGTCCAAAATGTAATATACTCTTTTGTGCTTCATGCTTTTATTCCGACTTGGTGAACCaaatgttttatttgaatGACTTCGATACaacattaatatattttattctgGCTATAGTTGAAAATCCAATATTCATTATTAACCAACTACCAAATTATTTTCGTCTGATTACAAACTACGAAATAGTCAAATAATGACATAAATTATAtatgcaacaacaaaaaaatgataaatcaTAGTTGGAATTGTAGAAGTTTTATATTCTGAGATTTAGAtttggagagaagagagaaggaaatgaaagagagagagactgtaGTAAATCCAATACTGCTCTGCTATACTTGTAGCAGAGAGAACATTCTCATTAGCTCAGTGAAGGTACAACAAACACACTCTTGGTGTGAGGGATATAACCGTTAGCACAGTACCAGCTGGATGCAAAAATATCAAAGCAATCTCAGCCATTCACAATCTAACCAATCAATCTATGACACCTGGactaaaaagaagaaatacaaACTTAAGCAGAAAACAGACTTCTTAAACAAGAAATCAACTTAAGCACTTATAATTCAACACTCCCCTTTAAGTCTTGAGGTGATTTCACTCCAAGCATGCCTCTGAGATAATTGAATCTGTCTTTGGCCAAAGATTTGGTAAAAATGTCAGCCAATTGTTCATTTGTGGGACAGTATTCCAGATTGATTACACCTTCTTGCAATGCATCCTTGATGAAGTGATACCTCCTGTCAATATGCTTTGTCTTCTGGTGGAATACAGGGTTTTTAGTGATTGCAATTGCTGAGATATTATCACAATGCAATGGAGTAGCTTCAGTTTGAAGCTCTCCAAAATCCTCTAGCACAAATCGAAGCCAAATAGCTTGAGTAGTAGCTTCAGCTGCACTGATGTACTCAGCTTCTGTAGTAGACAGTGCAACACAGTTCTGTTTCACTGAGGCCCAAGAAAATACCCCACTTCCAAAACTAAAAGCATACCCTGATGTGCTCTTGCAATCACCAACTGATCCTCCCCANNNNNNNNNNTATTAAAACATCAAAGTATGAGTAATTTATGTCCTTTATCGAAATTATAGTCGTTTGTTTTTCTCTGTCTCTTAataaaattaggattttatacatatataacgGCACGATTCAGAAGAGTTTTACCATCCCTAATCATTTGATCAGTCAAATATCGAGAATTTTATCAACATTCACGCACCCTGTCCTTTCAACTTTCATGGCTAGTGGTATATGTTGGAAAAATTGTATGATTCTTGTTGGCTGAAAAAATTTGgcagaaggaaaaagagacaATAGAGATACAGAGACAGATTACTAACCgttgaaaatagaaaatagaaaatagaaaaataaaaaaggaaactaggaaaaggaaaagacaaaGGTTTGAGAATCGGGCAATTGACGACGTCGGCGGAAGACAGAAAGGAAAGGGGTAAAGTCGTAATTGGAGGCAAAGAGTAGGAAAGGGGCCCACCCCATTggggaagaaagagagagagagaaagagagaagaagcaaaaactgaaaaagaagAGCTGGAATCACATGGGGGTTGTTGTTTGTCTAATTGTCTGTGGCAGTGACATCTAATTCTTCTCCATTcttaattcttcttcttcctcctcttcctcttccactACCGCTCTGACTCCATCTCCACCATGaccttctccttcttcctccCCCCAGCACTTGCAGTCTGATTCGCTCGTTCGTCTTcctctttccctttttctccttctctttctttcccatCTCAACATGGCTGACGATAAGGTAACTTTCTCgataatttttgggtttttgtttggttgccaaagaaagaaactttCTCAGCTTACTGCAGTttgatttctctttctttgatcTGGGTTTTGTTATGAGCTAGATTTACTCTAGCTCTAGGGTTTGTTTGGGTTTGACGAGCAGTGATGTTTGCTTAGCTCCAGTTTTTTACTCAGATCATAGTGATATTAGCTTGGTTAGGTTTGATTAAAGTCGGATGCTTTTGTgtaatttggttttgatttgcaATTGATTTAATCTGCATCTCGCTTAGCTTATGAGCCAACCGATCCGTTTCttttctgaaaagaaaaaaagaagaaattttgtggatgttctttttgggttttagggatttattttcatttcattagGCATATTTGGGACTCAGAATGTACTTTGTATAGcctttatttacttttatattcTTTGCGTGGTCTGCGGTTGTGTATGGCTGCTAATCCGTGAATTCCACAGTAAATTTCTTACACTTTATGGGAAATTTGTTTCTCTCAGGATCTAACTTGATGTGTTATGCAGGAAATTTCTGCACCTGTTGTAGACGGTAGTGATCCGACTGGCCACATCATCTCCACAACCATCGGAGGGAAAAATGGAGAACCAAAACAGGTTACCATTCTTggaatttgttattttcaccCTGTTTCATTGTTAAGTATGCGTCTTGATTGAGTTGAAaggttaaaaatatgattatCAATATTCTGGATCTGGATGTTGTTATACCTTACCAGGGTTAATTTTTCCTCTGTTGGGAAGTTGATGTGTTTGGCTATTATGCTTTTTGCAGACCATTAGTTACATGGCAGAGCGTGTCGTGGGAACTGGCTCTTTTGGAATTGTTTTCCAGGTATGTTAAATTATCATCTTCTTAGTTATTGCGTCCTGTACCAATTTATTTGTCATGTCTGATGCTGATAGTTCTTTTATCTCAGGCAAAATGCTTGGAAAGTGGTGAGACTGTGGCTATAAAGAAGGTTTTGCAGGACAGAAGATATAAGAACAGGGAACTTCAATTGATGCGTGTGATGGACCATCCAAATGTGGTTTCTTTGAAGCATTGTTTCTTTTCCACAACGAGTAGAAATGAGCTCTTTCTCAACCTGGTTATGGAATATGTCCCAGAGACTATGTACCGGGTTTTGAAGCATTACAGCAATGCAAACCAGAGAATGCCACTAATCTATGTCAAACTTTACATGTACCAGGTAATGCATGATGCACCTTTCAGATGTTGCCTTGTTGCTTTATATTATTCATGGCATTAATCTGGTGATTTGTTCCAGATTTTTAGAGGGCTGGCCTATATACACACCGTTCCTGGAGTTTGCCACAGGGATTTGAAGCCTCAAAATCTTTTGGTATCCTATTTACTTATTCTCTTACTTCGCAATTTATATAGTTATGAGGAGTTACAGACTCATATACATATATCCATGTCTACAATTACCTCGGGTTTTCCAATGTCATTCTTGGCTTTCTACAGGTTGATCCTCTTACTCACCAGGTTAAGCTTTGTGATTTTGGAAGTGCAAAAGTGCTGGTATGTTCACTATCCTTCGGCGTTGAACATATTATTTCTGGACCCACTTTCGAGTTCCGTTTCGGATAATCTTTAGGACTGTGTATATGGAAGACATTGTTCTTGCTCCTGTGATTTCCTCTGccgttttttttctttctctttttatggATAGGAAGTTTCTGTGCTAGTTGAGGCTTTAAATCTTTTGGTTGTCTGTATATCAATCTTTCTATTATAGGGTTTCATGCACTCATCACAAATGTTCTTGTCTGAAGGTGAAAGGTGAAGCAAACATATCTTACATATGTTCACGTTTCTATCGGGCTCCAGAACTTATATTTGGTGCCACGGATTATACAACCTCAATCGATATCTGGTCAGCTGGTTGTGTCCTAGCAGAGCTTCTTTTGGGGCAGGTTAGCAGTTCTTCATAGCATTCCAAGACGTTAGTGGATTATATTTGCACAAGTAATTTAGTCCCTACTATAGATGTTGCTCATATATATTCTATGGTTTTGCAGCCACTGTTTCCTGGGGAAAATGCTGTGGACCAGCTTGTTGAGATCATCAAGGTGCATAGTAATCATCAATTCTTGAATTATGCAATTTGTATAATCATGAGTCAGCAACTAACAATCTGTCTTGTAGGTTCTTGGCACACCAACACGTGAAGAAATTCGTTGTATGAATCCAAACTATACTGATTTTAGGTTTCCACAGATAAAAGCACACCCTTGGCACAAGGTATTTGATCTGCTTCCTTCTTGATACGAATATTGCACAGGTCACATTAGATAATCTATGGGGGCCTTGAGGCATTTTCTATTGGAGTTTGTGACAAACATATATGCTCTTGCTTTTGTTGAATTTCAATTGATCTTTTAAAACATACAGAAACTTTTACTGGATTTAAAGATTACAATTATTTTGTATCTTTAACGTGGTGGTGGTAGAGTCCTATTAACTTGGGTCCTTGATATAGGTTTTCCACAAAAGGATGCCTCCAGAAGCAATTGATTTGGCATCACGACTTCTGCAATACTCACCAAGTCTTCGTTGCACAGCTGTAAGTTCAATGCGTTTAATTTGATATGAATGTCATTATGTATTGTTTGAGGTTCCAGTCTTGTTCTATAATCGCTAATGAATCCTTTGTGTTATAGGTTGTCATTGATTTCTCGAAATTAGGGAataaagaattttgttttcttcgtGTATATGTTATATTGTGATGCTCAATAGTTATGAGTTCAGTTTTGGTCACTACTGAGAAATGATTTTTCTGATGTCAAAAGTTTTCCTTTTAGTATCTTGTTTTGACAATATGAAGTTCTTTCATATCTGTAGTGCCCCTCCTGTTTGACTAGGATTTACTGTTTTCTTTGCAGCTAGAAGCATGTGCACATCCTTTCTTTGATGAACTTCGTGAGCCCAATGCTCGCCTACCGAATGGTCGTCCGTTTCCACCTCTCTTTAATTTCAAACAGGATGTATGTTGTTTTCCTCcaactatttatttttggggcCTGAATTGCCTGTCCATAattagaagaaacaaaaaaaacatgcgTAATATGAAAATGCACATGGGAGTATATCTCACTAGCTGTCAGTTATTATATATGGGCGCATCACTCCTAAGTTATAATCTACTGGGAATTACTTTTGtacaaaagaataaaactctGTTTTGAGGGGTGTTAGTTGGGTTGTCTTGGTAAAATGAATGATATTTAACTCATCTTACCTGGCCAATCTCAATATAAAGCTGGACACTCCAATATTCTTTCTTCAATTGTTTAATTTCCAAGATTTCATTATTTCAGCCAATTACTACCGGGACTAATCTATTGTTCTGACAGTTGTCCGGAGCCTCTCCAGAGCTAATCAATAGGTTGATACCTGAGCATGTGAAACGCCAGATGGGTCTAAATTTCTTGCATCCAGCCGGCACATAAATGTGGAGAAGTTAATATGCAGAATCTATCTTCCAGTTGATGTGTGACACAAAGGTTTAGTATCTTTGTGGTTAAATCACCGTGTATTGAGGCCTAACGATCATCTTTTGTTGCTCTACCAAGAAGAGTGCAAATTGGGGCGGATGGATGGCTTCCCGTAATGTGTTATCTTCAGTGATTTCCTCCCTTATCCCTCACTTCTTCCCTCCTTTTTTCCGAAATTCCTTTTTGTTCCTGTAAATGTTTGATAGTAATGATAGTCTGAGTTGGACCGGTAAGAAAGCTGCTAGAGAGGAAAGGCTAGGAAACTGGAAAAGTGTATTTATATAGCTAGGAAAGAGGGCTCCTAATAGAATGTTGGTTGCTGGATGGTTTTCgttttacttaaatgttgttTCTTATTAGCCCTGGAGGTGGTTTGTGGTGGCTGGCTGACTCGAAATTACGGATGGATCCTGTTGCTTTACTGTTTGTGCAAACTTGAAAGTGTAATGCATTGTTCTCTGGTTTAATGTACTGCTCTCTACACCCTTCCCCCATCCCTACCTTTCGTGGTTTCTGTCATTTGTCTCGCTGCATTGTACGTTCACTCTTCCTAATGGTGAATTTAATGTCTGGAAGAATTATTTGCACTGCATGCTCAAATGAACTTGATGTTTTTCTCTCACCCTCGTCCATTTTGAGGGCTGTTATCATTTTCCAGCAATTTCCTTCCATTTGATGCGCCGCATGAGTTAAtggaataaaatattaaaattgataaaagaaaCGAAGTCGTTTCTGGAAAGAGTGAGCGGGTCCTTTGCGTGCAGAAAAGTCCAAAATATCGGCAGCGTTAAAGTTGGCGCCAGTAGCCATTTGagaaatttttacattatttgTCTGCTCCAAAAGGGACATTGAGGTCATGAGTAAAGAGAGATTCCAAACGATAAGGTTTATAAGGTCCATGCGATCGAGTCGGTCGACAAATCCAACAATCAGAATTCAATCGCATTTACTAAAATCCTACACCCAACCACACAGAAGTCTCCACCACCTTAACCTGGCAGACAATCTCTGTCCCTTCCCAATCTCGAGTTGCCCTCCTGGTCTTACGATCTCCATTAAACCAaagctttctttttattttatgattaattTATTCGTTTTCGAGGTAAAGAATAAAGAGAGATTCCATTAACAAagaaacgagagagagagagctttctttttattttatgattaattTATTCGTTTTCGAGGTAAAGAATAAAGAGAGATTCCATTAACAAagaaacgagagagagagagagagagagagagagaagttgtGGAGTTGAATCAAAGTTTCAACACAATCTTGCCTCTCTGCAGTTTGCAGTAAAAAAGTTGCCCTAACAAGTTGTCTGCTTCgtgcttttgttttccctGTGGTCTCTTTTTCCAGttgaaaatgagaaagaaacaTGTAAAGCTGccttttgggttttgcttCTTCTACTTGATGTGTTTGCCATTGGCTACAGCCTCTGACAGTCTTCTCTCTCCCAAGGGTGTCAACTATGAAGGTCTGGCCCTTCAAGATTTAAAACCCAAAGTTCCATTTTCTACTTTTCTGTTTCATTTTgtgatgaaaaatatgaatgcTGTTGGTTGTTTTGCGTGGGTCAGTGGCTGCATTGATGtcagtgaagagagagatgaaggaTGAGCTGCGAGTGATGGAGGGATGGGACATAAACTCCGTTGATCCATGCACTTGGAACATGGTCGGTTGCTCCGTTGAGGGCTTTGTAATCTCCCTGTAAGTGTCCCTCATTCTCCATTAGCTTCTGTTTGTTTCGCGAGAAAGAGGTGCAGTTTTGCTGTTTGGAAAtcaatgaaacaaaaaatatgttttcttggtatgttgaaacttgaaaccaGAGTGTTTTTTCATTCTGTTCAAGTTATGAATTTTGTGGaatcagattttttatttttattggcATGTATGTCTAGCTGAGCTCGAACTGAAATTTTATGTTATCACTTTTACTAGTGAAATGGCCAGCACGGGTTTATCGGGAATGCTTTCGCCGAGTATCGGGAACTTGAGTCACCTTCGTACACTGTAAGCCTCTTTCTTTGGGGGCATTCCTGAATATGGTTGATTGCCTGTCCAACTGTATTTTCTATTGTAAATCTGTTGAAACATGCTTCATGGCAATGTAGATTCGTTTTCAGATTGTGAACTTTTGGAACACTAGGATAAATCTATGCGTGTTAGGAGGCCTGATTGTAGGAGCTCATTATCTTTCTTTTCGTAACTAACTGTGTACATGTAAAGGAATCTAAGCGTTTTTGCAGTTATGACTTGTGAATTTATGTTTATAGTTTCTACAATTGCAGGTTGTTACAAAACAATCAGTTATCTGGTCCTATCCCGATGGAGATTGGGAAACTCTCAGAGCTTCAAACTCTTGACCTTTCGGGTAACCAGTTTTCTGGAAACATTCCAAGTTCTTTGGGGTTTCTGACTCACCTAAGTTACTTGTGAGTAGGGCTTATAATAGACAGGGCACTATTATTTCTGTTGATTCTGGTTTCATTTTTCCTATAATGATTGGTTATTAGTGATATTTCTTTGTATTTGAAACCTTTTCCATGCCAAGCATTTCAGGAGGCTTAGTAGAAATAAATTGGGCGGTCAAATTCCTAGACTTGTTGCCGATCTCACAGGTCTTTCATTCTTGTATGTGTTCTATCATTTCTAACTGTGtacttttatttatggattGCTTGGAGCGattctaattcttttttaaCTATTTTACACAGAGATTTGTCGTTTAATAATCTTAGCGGCCCTACTCCAAAAATACAGGCAAAAGGCTACAGGTGAGACTATATGCAGAAAGAGATTTTGGTGAGAGAGTAAGAGTTTATTTCAGGAAATGAATGAGGGGGATGGTTATAAAACTCAACCAGTATGAGGTTTGTTTGAACAGCTTAAATTCTGCTGAGAGTTTACATGTTTCACTGCAGCGTTACAGGGAACAGCTTTCTTTGTAATCCTTCATCAGCAGACTCAGCACAAATCTGCTTTGGCGTCTTCAAACCAGTACATGGTAATTCAACGtctgaaattcaaatttgtatTGTGCAGTTCCTTAGATACGGTTACATGTTCATGAAAATTTATTTGCAGAGATAGGCTCATCAAAGAAAGCCAGCGGTCACCACCGATGGGTGCTTTCTGTTGCTATAGGCATTAGTTGCACATTTGTCATTTCTGTGATGCTACTTGCTTTTTGGGTGCATTGGTACAGATCTCGTCTTCTCTTTACATCTTATGGTACTTCCTGATCTATGCCAACTCAATTTATTGAGCATAATAAATGACAGTATATATTAATGAGATACCCTGATTCATATCTGCAGTGCAGCaagattatgaatttgataTTAGTCATCTGAAGCGGTTCACCTATCGGGAATTGCAAATTTCTACCAGCAATTTTAGTTCCAAAAACATCCTAGGACAAGGTGGATATGGCGTCGTTTATAGAGGATGTCTTCCAAATAGGACAATGGTAGCAGTTAAGAGGCTGAGAGATCCGAATTTCACTGGAGAAGTGCAGTTTCAAACTGAAGTTGAAATGATTGGCTTGGCTTTGCACAGAAACCTTTTACGTTTATATGGCTTTTGTATGACTCCGAATGAGAGGTTGCTTGTTTATCCTTTTATGCCAAATGGGAGTGTTGCTGACCGTTTGAGAggtttgttttcattttttttgcttgCACGTGCAACTCACTTGCTCTCTGATAATTCATTTTGTTGCTTGACTAATGTTGGGTATGGACGCAGCAGAATGATGTTATGTATCTACTGTCTCAATTGTGCTTTCTGTTAAAGAAAATCTCAATCCAATTGTTATCTTAGCTCAGAAATTGTTTCAGAAAATACTTATATTCTTCATAACATTAACATCTATATTCTTCGACTATTAAGGCTTTGTAGATGTAATAACATTCAATTCAtggttggatttttttttctctgcatCTAATCGAAGTTATTTTATGCATTTGTATTCTTGTGAAATTTGAATGTATGTCTAAGTAGCTcatctcttttatttctttgctAGTGGTTTCTCATGATTTGAGTCTTATCGACAGAGACCGGTCGAGAAAAACCGTCATTGGATTGGAACAGAAGACTGTGTATAGCCCTTGGGGCTGCCCGAGGACTATTATACTTGCATGAACAGTGTAATCCAAAAATTATTCACAGGGATGTCAAAGCGGCAAACATTTTACTTGACGAAAGTTATGAAGCTATAGTTGGGGACTTTGGTCTTGCTAAGCTGTTAGATCGGAGGGAATCACATGTCACTACTGCAGTGCGGGGCACTGTGGGACACATAGCACCAGAGTATCTTTCAACCGGACAGTCTTCTGAAAAAACTGAtgtttttggatttggaaTACTGCTTCTGGAACTCATAACCGGGCAAAAGGCATTAGATGCTGGAAATGGTCAAGTTCAGAAGGGAATGATTCTTGATTGGGTAAGTAGTTTGACATGTTTTCTGTGTCTATCGTATATAAAGTTGTCGGTCTCATTGTTCATGGACTATATTGAGTAAAAAACAGTGTCTTTCATCCATCCCGTAAATATCTAAACTGCACAAAATTAGTTTTTATCCTTCATGGTTCTTATTTCTGCACTGTTTCTATTATTGTctcagtttttttaattttttttataaatgtttACCAATTGTTGAATCTTGCAGGTTAGAACCCTACATGAGGAGAAGAGGTTGGAGGTGCTAGTAGACAGAGATCTTAAAGGATGTTTCGATGCAATAGAGCTGGAACAATGTGTCGAGTTGGCTCTACAATGTACTCAGTCAAGTCCCATCCTCCGGCCAAAGATGTCAGAGGTCTTGAAGATTTTGGAAGGCTTAGTTGGGCAATCAGGACATACAGAGGCATCACAAGGAGGAAACAACATTTTTGACGCCAGGGCTTGTGATTTCTCCAGGAATTGCAGTGATGTGCATCAAGAGTCTTCTTTCATCATTGAAGCTATGGAGCTTTCGGGACCTCGGTGACAGGAAAATATCAAATTGCACCATCAAAGTATTAACTGTAAATGATTTTGGCATTTTGCTGAGAGTTACTAAGTTACTAATTATAGGgtgggttttatttatttattttttttttttttgg of Prunus dulcis chromosome 4, ALMONDv2, whole genome shotgun sequence contains these proteins:
- the LOC117623984 gene encoding probable LRR receptor-like serine/threonine-protein kinase At5g45780 isoform X2; translated protein: MRKKHVKLPFGFCFFYLMCLPLATASDSLLSPKGVNYEVAALMSVKREMKDELRVMEGWDINSVDPCTWNMVGCSVEGFVISLEMASTGLSGMLSPSIGNLSHLRTLLLQNNQLSGPIPMEIGKLSELQTLDLSGNQFSGNIPSSLGFLTHLSYLRLSRNKLGGQIPRLVADLTGLSFLDLSFNNLSGPTPKIQAKGYSVTGNSFLCNPSSADSAQICFGVFKPVHGSSKKASGHHRWVLSVAIGISCTFVISVMLLAFWVHWYRSRLLFTSYVQQDYEFDISHLKRFTYRELQISTSNFSSKNILGQGGYGVVYRGCLPNRTMVAVKRLRDPNFTGEVQFQTEVEMIGLALHRNLLRLYGFCMTPNERLLVYPFMPNGSVADRLRETGREKPSLDWNRRLCIALGAARGLLYLHEQCNPKIIHRDVKAANILLDESYEAIVGDFGLAKLLDRRESHVTTAVRGTVGHIAPEYLSTGQSSEKTDVFGFGILLLELITGQKALDAGNGQVQKGMILDWVRTLHEEKRLEVLVDRDLKGCFDAIELEQCVELALQCTQSSPILRPKMSEVLKILEGLVGQSGHTEASQGGNNIFDARACDFSRNCSDVHQESSFIIEAMELSGPR
- the LOC117623988 gene encoding shaggy-related protein kinase eta isoform X2; the protein is MADDKEISAPVVDGSDPTGHIISTTIGGKNGEPKQTISYMAERVVGTGSFGIVFQAKCLESGETVAIKKVLQDRRYKNRELQLMRVMDHPNVVSLKHCFFSTTSRNELFLNLVMEYVPETMYRVLKHYSNANQRMPLIYVKLYMYQVKGEANISYICSRFYRAPELIFGATDYTTSIDIWSAGCVLAELLLGQPLFPGENAVDQLVEIIKVLGTPTREEIRCMNPNYTDFRFPQIKAHPWHKVFHKRMPPEAIDLASRLLQYSPSLRCTALEACAHPFFDELREPNARLPNGRPFPPLFNFKQDLSGASPELINRLIPEHVKRQMGLNFLHPAGT
- the LOC117623984 gene encoding probable LRR receptor-like serine/threonine-protein kinase At5g45780 isoform X3, which encodes MRKKHVKLPFGFCFFYLMCLPLATASDSLLSPKGVNYEVAALMSVKREMKDELRVMEGWDINSVDPCTWNMVGCSVEGFVISLLLQNNQLSGPIPMEIGKLSELQTLDLSGNQFSGNIPSSLGFLTHLSYLRLSRNKLGGQIPRLVADLTGLSFLDLSFNNLSGPTPKIQAKGYSVTGNSFLCNPSSADSAQICFGVFKPVHEIGSSKKASGHHRWVLSVAIGISCTFVISVMLLAFWVHWYRSRLLFTSYVQQDYEFDISHLKRFTYRELQISTSNFSSKNILGQGGYGVVYRGCLPNRTMVAVKRLRDPNFTGEVQFQTEVEMIGLALHRNLLRLYGFCMTPNERLLVYPFMPNGSVADRLRETGREKPSLDWNRRLCIALGAARGLLYLHEQCNPKIIHRDVKAANILLDESYEAIVGDFGLAKLLDRRESHVTTAVRGTVGHIAPEYLSTGQSSEKTDVFGFGILLLELITGQKALDAGNGQVQKGMILDWVRTLHEEKRLEVLVDRDLKGCFDAIELEQCVELALQCTQSSPILRPKMSEVLKILEGLVGQSGHTEASQGGNNIFDARACDFSRNCSDVHQESSFIIEAMELSGPR
- the LOC117623988 gene encoding shaggy-related protein kinase eta isoform X1, which produces MADDKEISAPVVDGSDPTGHIISTTIGGKNGEPKQTISYMAERVVGTGSFGIVFQAKCLESGETVAIKKVLQDRRYKNRELQLMRVMDHPNVVSLKHCFFSTTSRNELFLNLVMEYVPETMYRVLKHYSNANQRMPLIYVKLYMYQIFRGLAYIHTVPGVCHRDLKPQNLLVDPLTHQVKLCDFGSAKVLVKGEANISYICSRFYRAPELIFGATDYTTSIDIWSAGCVLAELLLGQPLFPGENAVDQLVEIIKVLGTPTREEIRCMNPNYTDFRFPQIKAHPWHKVFHKRMPPEAIDLASRLLQYSPSLRCTALEACAHPFFDELREPNARLPNGRPFPPLFNFKQDLSGASPELINRLIPEHVKRQMGLNFLHPAGT
- the LOC117623984 gene encoding probable LRR receptor-like serine/threonine-protein kinase At5g45780 isoform X1 — protein: MRKKHVKLPFGFCFFYLMCLPLATASDSLLSPKGVNYEVAALMSVKREMKDELRVMEGWDINSVDPCTWNMVGCSVEGFVISLEMASTGLSGMLSPSIGNLSHLRTLLLQNNQLSGPIPMEIGKLSELQTLDLSGNQFSGNIPSSLGFLTHLSYLRLSRNKLGGQIPRLVADLTGLSFLDLSFNNLSGPTPKIQAKGYSVTGNSFLCNPSSADSAQICFGVFKPVHEIGSSKKASGHHRWVLSVAIGISCTFVISVMLLAFWVHWYRSRLLFTSYVQQDYEFDISHLKRFTYRELQISTSNFSSKNILGQGGYGVVYRGCLPNRTMVAVKRLRDPNFTGEVQFQTEVEMIGLALHRNLLRLYGFCMTPNERLLVYPFMPNGSVADRLRETGREKPSLDWNRRLCIALGAARGLLYLHEQCNPKIIHRDVKAANILLDESYEAIVGDFGLAKLLDRRESHVTTAVRGTVGHIAPEYLSTGQSSEKTDVFGFGILLLELITGQKALDAGNGQVQKGMILDWVRTLHEEKRLEVLVDRDLKGCFDAIELEQCVELALQCTQSSPILRPKMSEVLKILEGLVGQSGHTEASQGGNNIFDARACDFSRNCSDVHQESSFIIEAMELSGPR